The Solanum dulcamara chromosome 2, daSolDulc1.2, whole genome shotgun sequence region CAACGGCGCAACAAATTGGAAAGAAGCAATGGTCAAGAGCATTGATGCATGTACAGAAATTGCATACAGGTACGATCatctaaaattatttgaattaaatGAATTGACTGAAATGATCTAAAAATTGAGTCATAATCCAACCCATCTGACTCTTACTGTGTTTTAAATTCtatatttgttttcttataatttttaaaatacctAATAGGGAGACCGTCATCAACCAACAAAAAAACCTTATTTTATTGAGACCCGATTCAAACCTATTTTAAGAATGATTAGAAGAGGGATTgagttattttttattcatttagtTCGGGTCTGGAGGGGTAAAGAAAAATGGTAAGGTACTTTTTTAAATCCACATAatgtttttgaaattaaaaaaaacagttttaggattattttttaatttgctaATGAAAAGGGTAAATAGGCACAATTTGTTAAACATGGAGGATATATATGCACCATTTGTTAAACGACGAGGATATATGCAATGTTTGTTTAATGAGAGTATATCTGCTCTAAATTACAAAATTGAGTGATATATTTGCCCATATTCCCtacttaatataattttttcatcCCTTTTATTAgattatatataacatattaaatttaaaaaaaaaactttaaaatatgaGACAAAGTTTCATATTGGTTGCATACCGTCTTAATTTTTAGATGAGCTAAATTGAACCGATCAAAATGAATTAAGTCAATAACATACATGGCTCACTAAACCGCCCAAACCTAAACATATTAAGCATGTCATGATTTTATGGGCTAATTTTACCACCTTTATTCGCAGGATTCAAAATGTGACCAACAACATTCTTCCACAAATCACAGGGGTTGAACCACAAACAAAGACAGCAATTCAAGATACATGTAAAGAGGCTATGAATAATGCAGTAAGTGATCTTCAAGAAGCCATGAAGGCACTCAACAAGAATGATCCAGGATCAATGCTCACAAATTTAGCCTCTTTACATACAGATTGTGCTGATGCATTGGAACAATTTGATATCAAGTTTTTGCCCCTAACTAAAGTTGTTGGCCGTTATATTAAGTATATGTCCGTTGCTCTATCCGTTGCTCAGACTCCACAGTAAACTTCTTCTCGGTTAATATTTGCAAAGGGATTCAAATTTAAATGAATGTAATGCAGTTACAAGATCATTGAAACTGCTTCatcttctgttttttttttaatggatCTTCATAAATTTAAGTGAGGATTACTCcctctttttcaatttatttgatttgatttagaGTACGTGGGTCAAAATAACTAATGTTGGTgtgatttcaaatatataattttttatttttttgaaataaaatttatatattttgaaactACATAAATAGTATTATAAGTCATAATACAGtgaacaattcaaaatatttagaaagtaattgaaaaaattatggtcaaagaaaatatgtttttgattatttaaatacaactaagacaaataaattaaaacaaaaaaaatatatgatattgACAATTATGACATTATaagatataaaattaaaatacttgatgtaataaaaataatgaggTCGAGCACAAGAAAAAGGGTTGGAAAAGAGtaaaataatgtattttattgttgtttgatTTCGAACTCAAGACCCTCTTACAAAAATGAACCCACTTTATCACTGGACCAAAGGCTTTCTTTGGCTCGAGTGGGgccaatattttatttatacttgtatttttcaaaaaaaaaaaatatatatatatatatatatatatacacgcaTGTATTGTAATTTCTTACAAAGTAAGTTCATATGAACTCACTTGACCTTATGTAGGCTCGCCCCGTGAAGGAAGATGGGATCCTTGGGGGTGGGTGCGagttctttaaaaaataatgttttttcctttttttctttccaattaaaagtatttatttcttttaaattttgttaCACATGTCACTAGCTCTTGTAGCACACACATGAGGTCTACTAGATGGGGATGTATACTAAGCCAATTTAAATCAAGTTAAGATATCTAGAtggtcaaaaaaaaattaaggtgtTCAATTACCAGTTGAAATCAAGTAAAAATGTCTATCTAATTAAAATCAAAGAAGTTCACGCGTAATCGAATCTCATGGAACAGGCATTAGGCAAGAAGATGTGAACTTGATAAAATGGTGATTGCTTGATTCTCTAATATGGACATGATGTATACCACAACCTACACCCTTTTGATGTCTGCCTCTATGTGTAATTGATAGGCCATTTCTTCCTTATGCTTCCTCCTTTATATGCACAATTCTCTCTTTTGGGTCTTGTGTTTATTGAAAAGATTTTCTTATATACGCTCCTTAATATTCACGCATGTGcacttttttgaaaaagaagttCAAACATTTCttggataattatttttattttctagcAATGCTTAATTTTGTAAGAAAAAGGATGTTTTGGTTGAACCGAGGACTGtcaattttattgaaaaatcgAAAAAGACTCATAAATGTTGTAAAATTAAATTCAGCACAATATAAGTATAAAGAGAAGAAGACAACAAATATAGAAGAAGGAGAAAACTTTTCTTCTATTCAAATGTCACGTACAATGGTGAATGATATATCTATTTATAGGTTGAGATATCATCCCAAAGGTCACCATATTAAATATTCAAACTAATAGATACATTGGCATTTAGAAAGATTCAAACTTATCATGTACTGCTACCACATACACTTCAGGGAATGGTGCAAATTCAATGAGACAAATTTCATgacttttcatcaaaaatatattattttttgccttagacatcattttatcatcactACGATGGATTGAGACTCAAACTCAATGTCTTATTCATATACGGCGTGTTAGGTCATAATTCTATTAGATTCATACCCAATATCTTATCATCATGGtgcatcaaaattcaaattgatgTCTTACCCTCTTGGTGAGATAGAACTTGAATCTATCATCTTacactcaaatatttttcaatatggTGCATCCAGACTTTAACCTGATGTCTTACCCTTTTGATACGATGTGACTTAAATCCACCTTCTTATCTTCAACCAATGGTATAATCGATTGAAGTACAACATGACTCGCCCTTTaagtctttaaaaatatttaaacaaaattcataaaatataatcaattaTGTGAACTAATGCCTTCGACAATATAAATAATTGTAATAAGATAAATATAAAACTTACCCTCAAGATTAGCgtaatgaaaataatactcaaaCTCATGCTATCAAAACTTTATACCTTCTTCtatttaagaaattttgtgGAGCAGAGAATATTCAATAAGTAGTAGTATATGCCTTTGGTTCCTGGTCAGTGCTGGTGACCGAACGCTATTGTATTATTGAGTATTGATTGAAACCtatttttaaatcataaaaagatTCTTGAAAACACATACTTGATTTTATGCATAGAATATTCTTGATTGcagtaattattatttttcccttcTCAATCCTCATAACGAGATCAACCAGAACATGAGTTGAAGAAAAACTAAAACTCAATCTCAATTGGCTAGAatctcgtgctgataacgtgttgttAAATTAAGCTCAGAACAATATAAGTATAAAGAGAAGAACGCAATAAATGTAGATGAAGGGGagaatttttcttctattcaaGTGTTACTTACAATGGTGAATGATACCTCTATTTATTGGTTAAGATATCATCCCAAAGGTCACCAtattaaattcccaaactagTAGATACATTGGCATTTAAAAACATTCATAACactttgaaaatataaatacattGCTAGTTCATGAATAAACTAAATGGACAATCCACTATTTAAAGTATTTATAACAATAAATACCTTTTACCTTTGAAAAAAGGCTTATAAATATCATTCTTCCATCTTTTGATCTAAAATACTCTTAACCTATTTTTTTTGGGCTCAACAATACGCCTAATCTATTGAAAATGACACAAAAAATACCCTACTTTCACCTTTTCGTCTAACATACCCTCAACCATTATTTTTGGTTCAAAAATATCGATCTTTACACCTTTTAGTctaagaataacatcaattCAAATCTAATTGAGTTGAATTCttttactaattaattaattcttttatttgttcttaaagaccacttttatttattcaattttttaatattagctcatagaaatatttaaaatatataaatctaACTATATTTGAAgtgaaaaataaattctttatgTTATCAAAGTTTTTAGTAACAAAGAGTAAagaaaaaaggataaaatttgGATGATTAATATATTCATAGACTTAACGATTTGTCCTCAATActaaaaaaataactatttattgattcaagttttgaataGAAGATTTTTAATATAATGCCTATTTACTAGCTTTTTTAGTCGATTAAAATTTCATTGGAGATCTTTTCTACCAACACATCGATTACTTTATGGCCTAATCATAAATGTAACTAACTTTCTAGAAATAATACTAAATAAAAAGTGACATAAACAACTCTAGATTTTACtaacaaaattaaatttaatgtcACTTCGAGGACATTTATTGCGTCACATGTTGATCTCTTATTATATTTGCTTATGATAACGCTAATGATATGTCCATTGgtaactttatatatatatatatatattgttcttTCAAAGATTTGAAGTCTCGCCTTAAGGTCTGCGAGAAAATATGACAACTGATCTGGTAATGCTCTTTATAGGATTATCTTCGATCAAAAACTTCAAGCACAAACAATTTTAAGgaaaaagaacaaaatttttatttagttcaaaattataaatattatatatataaatagataataaaggatgatatttttagattaaaagATGAAAGGGGGTATTCTTGAATCAAACACAAAAATTGAGGGTAtatttaaatcaatttttttttaaaaatagcatttttaatccattttaataagtaaggaaaattcttgaactaaaaaataaattagaaatacTTTTAGAcctaaaaaatagaaaaaatatatttacaagtcttttctcataaataaaaaattatttatgagcctttttcccttaaaaaaaaaaaagaaggcatATGGAAATAATATTATAAGGAAACGTATTGCTTCATGAGGAAATGATTAATGCTTTCGCTTGGATCCATGTACATTTATGGGCAGTCTCGTGTACTATCAGTCATCAGACCTAACCTCGCGATCCTAAATTCTCGTGTTGTTTGTCAATTACTTTGTTGCTGTATACTCCCTCCggctatatttatttatttattattagttttgtataatttttaaaaaattataaaaataaaaataattttattatataattatttgaatataataatttaatgttttgaaaaatataataaaaaattaattattaattaatgataaaagtaaattaaaaattaagtataaattatctcttaattttataaattagacAAATATTATTAGATATTTATGTTTAACATagtgaacaaataaaaataaatagaaggagtAAGTAAAAATGGACTAAAGGAGTATTAGTTGTCAATCTTTTTGACACGCTCCTTAAAAGTTATAAATAAGATGTATAGTTGCTATAATTTATCCTGTTAtttcttgaaaaagaaaattttacgAACTTATAAACTTATTTAggcttttaaaaaatatcaattataagaataaattagaaaattttaattagttttgtcttgatttgataaattaataaatactaCCTTCATTCCATATTAGATGAATATTTTACTAAAAATGTTTGTtccatattacttgatcacgtactaaatcaagatataattaattaaatttttcctattttacccctacaattaatatgacctTTTAAAcgtaaataattttcaatactAACTATTTCTATACTTtatgtatattgcattgataaaaaataaatgacaaaatgataaagtcttttaatatattaataatttcttaatcaccGTGTAAAGATGGAAGTGCTCATCTAATATGAGACGAAGTTACTAATTAGGGATAACTATTTATGATAGAATAAATGGCTAATATGAAAAGGAGAAAGTAATTTCTTAATCATGTAAAATGTATATTTACACGctgaatttgatttgatttagatTTAGCATTTACAAAAtagattttgagaaaatatttttcaacaacATTTTCTTTCTGTTACTTTGACGTTATTATTAGTTTTCACAAAACACCTTTATTTTGATGTCTGAAAAAACTCTAACCAAATCGATTCATGCCTGAAAAATGGACTCCTGTGGAAAATATATTTGTAATTATATTTTGcaatgccttttttttttttaggaaaaattacacaAATTGGACCCAACAAAGTATTTATCTAAATTGAATCAAATCCAAATTATTTATCCGAATTGGATTCACGGCCCAAACTACTTACCCACCGCCTTGTTCTATTCACTGAACcacttcttcttcattcttgaTACCAtcgaagtatatatatatactctaataTACTTCTCTTTGATACTATCAGAGTATATACTTCGATGATATCAAATAGTAAACACAAATTAACAGTTAAAAACAACGGGTATAAAGGTAAGACGGATAGTTTCCTTTTTGGGGGTACAAgtgttctttttccttttttttattcgCTATATCACGACCCCTATTTTTATATCTTATCCTATTTAACTTATTTTGTGTACGATTTGAACTacttaagaaaaatataataattccttatgttttttattttcatttttatgcttaaaacatattgtgaatatattcatatttatcatcacaaatttaaatattgtcGAATGAATTAAAATATCTAGACTATTGTTATGACccgtcacttgatcttgaagaaggtggAAGAGCTTAGGGTCTTGGAGaagttagtggaagactctaaaGTAttgtagaagcttgtagagaagtttTGAAAGACTTGTAATTTTCTAGAATATGTagagagttctagagtagggacttctttgtaaatatggagggacttgtatagtaattttttttacacgtaggccccttaggagtagtataaatagagggggacATTCATTTATAGCAAaccatcaagcaatcaagcaaTTTTCCAAAACAATACAAAAGCTtttttcataaaagctctcttgtctttcttacaatctagcattcccttagcgatctagtcttaaaggcttacttgagcttgcaagatcgtgaaagattcgtaagtaagttgtcaagtgccacaCGGAGGtattagttgaagtctaagtccgtgataATGTGATATCACAGCCAAgttctactaagggatatggcaagtgacggagacatcaacgccactaccgccaccaacgtcaacaagatgttggaaggaagcaccacaagggaaagaaaaactctaagagaaatgaggaggtgccgcttgagcctacaccaagcgaggcTCGTGGACGTCACGTCCGGCATGGAGTGGATCGCAAGGGTGGATGCTGCTCGGCAGGTTGTAGAGATATTGggcaagcgcttgaacaagttcgacggcaagttcaagtctctagaggaATTCACCCTtgaggataatgacaacatccaaaaggagttggaggtgtgCAAGGCTTCCGAGTACGATATAAAAAAGGCGATCACTTCCGGCTCATGGATGCGTTAAGCACGATAGAGACTATGAAGGCCGAGATGGCAGTACTCAAGAAAGACGTAGAAATAGGGAGGTGCGTGATATCCAGTGCGGAAAtggaggccaagattgaggctcctaAGCCACCGATGTTCAAAGGTGCCTATGATGCACAAGAGGTAGAGAACTccctttggcacttggagaattacttcaagtgtaacaaaatGAAGAATGACGAGACGAGAATCAACACAGCCATGCTATATCTCTCGGAGATGGCCATGTTTTGGTGGAAGTGAAAAGAGTCTGAGATCAGGAAGGTTCGATGCACAATCAACACCTGGGAGCAGTTCCAGAACgagttcaagaaggccttcttccctaacaatgtcatctatgaggccaaacgCAAGTTTTGGGAGCTGAAGCAAATGGGTAGCATATGGGCTtatgtgaaggagttcactaccctcacgcttcaaatccccaaccttacagatgaagatatgctcttccacttcatggaCGGGCTGCAGAGTTGGGCCAAGATGGAGTTGGAGCGTCG contains the following coding sequences:
- the LOC129875646 gene encoding uncharacterized protein LOC129875646, with the translated sequence MMKSMTSQKMSYCLLLSMAIILVLTKSSEAQGTVPMSPYCKICTIPNLCNKVVNGATNWKEAMVKSIDACTEIAYRIQNVTNNILPQITGVEPQTKTAIQDTCKEAMNNAVSDLQEAMKALNKNDPGSMLTNLASLHTDCADALEQFDIKFLPLTKVVGRYIKYMSVALSVAQTPQ